A genomic window from Tolypothrix sp. PCC 7910 includes:
- a CDS encoding FecR domain-containing protein, whose protein sequence is MLQKFLPLLVIGLWGTIVLPLSGRANATTPLTRAEIQELRNLVQLIPRNGPKRRPARKADAMTPGDGLSTGRKSLADLRFNDGSLARVGEQAIFQFLPKTRNFRLTNGTVLLLIPPGRGQTRIQTPNAAAAIRGSALFVRYDEQTDTTIVGALTNSGIEVSNKASQSQVLEAGQLMVIVKGRFQGLYDFDLRNFYETSDLVRGLDLTRQNLAPTPDPAIASVQAETAAAVATQTPLKGEGVVENPSFLQLTASSASSTTEDSKSQTSNATNSETNKEESSLNTTQEALPLESIVDTGQAQSDEQLSNNSNSVETTQTSTKPQIPSSKPSEPVTQPKPDNQPGQPKPNPQPEPPKPDNQPGQPKPNPQPEPPKPDNQPGPKPNPQPEPPKPDNQPGQPKPNPQPEPPKPDNQPGPKPNPQPEPPKPDNQPEQPKPNPQPEPPKPDNQPGQPKPNPQPEPPKPDNQPGPKPNPQPEPPKPDNQPEQPKPNPQPEPPKPDNQPGPKPNPQPEPPKPDNQPGQPKPNPQPEPPKPDNQPGPKPNPQPEPPKPDNQPEQPKPNPQPEPPKPDNQPEQPKPNPQPEPPKPDNQPEQPKPNPQPEPPKPDVDPPKPDVDPPKPEQPPERPTT, encoded by the coding sequence ATGCTGCAAAAATTTTTACCACTTTTAGTAATTGGGCTGTGGGGAACTATAGTCTTGCCTTTGTCAGGACGGGCAAATGCAACTACCCCTCTAACCAGAGCTGAGATTCAGGAATTACGTAACTTAGTGCAGCTAATTCCCAGAAATGGGCCCAAGAGGCGACCAGCACGCAAAGCAGATGCAATGACACCTGGAGATGGTTTATCCACTGGTAGAAAGTCCCTTGCAGATTTACGCTTTAACGATGGTTCTTTAGCACGGGTTGGAGAACAAGCAATATTTCAGTTTTTACCCAAAACTCGTAACTTTCGACTTACAAATGGGACTGTATTGTTGCTGATTCCACCTGGTAGGGGACAAACACGTATACAAACACCAAATGCAGCAGCAGCAATTCGGGGTTCAGCATTATTTGTCCGCTATGACGAACAAACCGATACTACAATTGTCGGCGCTCTTACAAATAGTGGTATAGAAGTCTCTAATAAAGCTTCTCAAAGTCAGGTGCTCGAAGCAGGGCAACTGATGGTTATTGTTAAAGGTAGATTTCAGGGTTTATACGATTTTGATCTCAGAAATTTTTATGAAACTAGCGATTTAGTGCGAGGACTTGATTTAACTAGACAAAATCTTGCACCAACACCAGATCCTGCGATCGCTAGTGTTCAAGCTGAAACCGCAGCCGCCGTAGCTACACAAACTCCACTTAAAGGTGAGGGAGTTGTCGAAAATCCTTCATTTTTACAACTAACAGCTAGTTCAGCAAGTTCTACCACCGAAGATAGTAAAAGCCAAACTAGTAACGCAACTAATAGCGAAACTAATAAAGAAGAGTCTTCATTAAACACGACCCAAGAAGCTCTGCCATTAGAATCCATTGTGGACACAGGACAAGCCCAATCAGATGAGCAGCTAAGTAATAATAGTAATTCTGTTGAAACTACTCAAACTTCCACAAAACCACAAATCCCTTCATCAAAGCCTAGTGAGCCAGTAACACAGCCCAAGCCAGATAACCAACCGGGACAACCCAAACCCAATCCTCAGCCTGAGCCACCTAAGCCAGATAACCAACCGGGACAACCCAAGCCTAATCCTCAGCCTGAGCCGCCTAAGCCAGATAACCAACCGGGGCCCAAGCCTAATCCTCAGCCTGAGCCACCTAAGCCAGATAACCAACCGGGACAACCCAAACCCAATCCTCAGCCTGAGCCGCCTAAGCCAGATAACCAACCGGGGCCCAAGCCTAATCCTCAACCTGAGCCACCTAAGCCAGATAACCAACCGGAACAACCCAAACCCAATCCTCAGCCTGAGCCGCCTAAGCCAGATAACCAACCGGGACAACCCAAACCCAATCCTCAGCCTGAGCCGCCTAAGCCAGATAACCAACCGGGGCCCAAGCCTAATCCTCAACCTGAGCCACCTAAGCCAGATAACCAACCGGAACAACCCAAACCCAATCCTCAGCCTGAGCCGCCTAAGCCAGATAACCAACCGGGGCCCAAGCCTAATCCTCAGCCTGAGCCGCCTAAGCCAGATAACCAACCGGGACAACCCAAACCCAATCCTCAGCCTGAGCCGCCTAAGCCAGATAACCAACCGGGGCCCAAGCCTAATCCTCAACCTGAGCCACCTAAGCCAGATAACCAACCGGAACAACCCAAACCCAATCCTCAGCCTGAGCCGCCTAAGCCAGATAACCAACCAGAACAACCCAAACCCAATCCTCAGCCTGAGCCGCCTAAGCCAGATAACCAACCAGAACAACCCAAACCCAATCCTCAGCCTGAGCCGCCTAAGCCGGATGTTGACCCACCCAAACCGGATGTTGACCCACCCAAGCCTGAGCAACCTCCAGAAAGACCAACAACCTAA
- a CDS encoding YqiA/YcfP family alpha/beta fold hydrolase: MNHFIYLHGFASSPHSAKAKDISDRFAQIHTKLTIPDLNAGNFSHLTITRQINQVAAEFPDDSAPVTLIGSSLGGLTAAHLGQKYPQVQSLVLLAPAFGFLSHWLPKLGNEQVQYWQQEKYLMVYHYGEGRSLPLSYDFVTDAQQYQEEVLQRPIPTLILHGKNDEVIPIKASREFAISRPWVNLVELDSDHALGNVMAEIWQAIHLFCQLPGSCKI; the protein is encoded by the coding sequence TTGAATCACTTTATTTACTTACACGGTTTTGCATCTAGTCCTCATTCTGCCAAAGCCAAAGATATTAGCGATCGCTTTGCCCAAATTCATACAAAGCTAACAATTCCCGATTTAAATGCAGGCAATTTTTCTCACTTGACAATCACTCGTCAGATCAATCAAGTTGCAGCAGAATTTCCTGATGATTCTGCACCTGTAACGCTGATTGGTTCGAGTTTGGGCGGTTTAACGGCTGCTCATTTAGGGCAAAAATACCCCCAAGTGCAAAGTTTGGTTTTATTAGCGCCAGCTTTTGGGTTTTTATCTCATTGGTTACCCAAGCTAGGAAATGAACAGGTACAGTATTGGCAACAAGAAAAATACCTCATGGTTTATCACTATGGGGAAGGGCGATCGCTACCTTTAAGTTACGATTTCGTTACAGATGCCCAGCAATATCAAGAAGAGGTTTTGCAACGCCCTATTCCTACCTTAATTTTGCATGGCAAAAATGATGAAGTCATTCCTATTAAAGCCAGTCGTGAATTTGCAATATCTCGTCCTTGGGTGAATTTAGTAGAACTGGACAGCGATCATGCTCTAGGAAACGTCATGGCAGAAATATGGCAAGCAATTCATCTCTTCTGCCAATTACCCGGCAGCTGTAAAATATGA
- the gor gene encoding glutathione-disulfide reductase, whose product MTFDYDLFVIGAGSGGLAASKRAASYGAKVAIAEHDLVGGTCVIRGCVPKKLMVYGSHFPALFSDAAGYGWKVGDAQLDWEHFITSIDKEVRRLSQLHISFLEKAGVTLIPGRASFVDPHTVEVGDRKFTADKILIAVGGRPLKPDLPGIEYAITSNEIFHLKEQPKHIAIIGAGYIGTEFAAIMRGLGCQVTQINRQDQILAGFDEDIRTGIQEGMSNHGIRIIPNTLVTSVEPVPEGLKLSLSGENQEPVIADVFLAATGRVPNVDGLGLENAGLKIVASAEEGHGYGTAKAIAVNEYSQTNQPNIYAVGDVTDRLNLTPVAIGEGRAFADSEFGNNRREFSHHNVATAIFSNPEAATVGLTEAEAKVKLGDDGVTIFRTRFRPMYYSLTGAQERTMMKLVVDARTDQVLGAHMVGDNAAEIIQGIAIAVKMGATKKDFDATVGIHPSAAEEFVTMR is encoded by the coding sequence ATGACTTTTGATTACGATCTATTTGTCATTGGTGCTGGTTCTGGGGGTTTGGCAGCTTCTAAACGAGCAGCTAGCTATGGAGCAAAAGTGGCGATCGCAGAACATGATTTAGTCGGCGGAACTTGTGTGATTCGCGGTTGCGTTCCCAAAAAGCTCATGGTCTACGGTTCTCATTTTCCGGCACTGTTCAGTGATGCTGCTGGCTATGGCTGGAAAGTAGGTGATGCTCAATTAGACTGGGAACACTTCATTACTTCTATAGATAAAGAAGTCCGGCGGTTGTCTCAACTACATATCAGCTTTTTAGAAAAAGCTGGTGTCACACTAATTCCTGGTCGAGCTAGTTTCGTAGACCCCCACACTGTAGAAGTTGGCGATCGCAAATTTACAGCAGACAAAATTTTAATTGCTGTTGGTGGACGACCTCTCAAACCAGATTTACCAGGGATAGAATATGCAATTACCTCTAACGAAATTTTTCACCTCAAAGAACAACCAAAGCATATAGCCATCATTGGTGCTGGTTACATCGGTACAGAATTTGCTGCGATTATGCGGGGTTTAGGTTGCCAAGTTACACAAATTAATCGCCAAGATCAGATTTTGGCAGGTTTTGATGAAGATATCCGTACTGGTATTCAAGAAGGAATGAGCAACCACGGCATTCGCATTATTCCGAATACCTTGGTAACATCTGTTGAGCCTGTACCAGAAGGATTAAAGTTATCTTTATCTGGGGAAAATCAAGAACCAGTGATTGCTGATGTGTTTTTAGCCGCAACTGGCCGGGTTCCGAATGTAGATGGACTGGGTTTAGAAAATGCGGGGCTTAAAATTGTCGCCAGTGCTGAAGAAGGCCACGGATATGGGACAGCAAAGGCGATCGCAGTTAATGAGTATAGTCAAACTAATCAACCCAATATTTATGCGGTTGGTGATGTCACAGATAGGTTGAATTTAACACCAGTTGCTATAGGAGAAGGCCGCGCTTTCGCGGATAGTGAATTTGGTAATAATCGCCGCGAGTTTAGTCATCATAATGTAGCTACAGCTATCTTTTCCAATCCGGAAGCAGCTACCGTTGGGTTAACTGAAGCTGAGGCTAAGGTAAAACTCGGTGATGATGGTGTGACAATTTTTCGTACCCGTTTCCGTCCCATGTACTACAGTTTAACGGGTGCCCAAGAAAGAACCATGATGAAGTTGGTAGTGGATGCTAGAACCGATCAAGTTCTAGGCGCTCACATGGTAGGGGATAATGCAGCAGAAATCATTCAAGGTATAGCAATCGCTGTCAAAATGGGCGCAACTAAAAAAGACTTTGATGCTACTGTGGGCATACATCCCTCAGCCGCCGAAGAATTCGTCACAATGCGGTAA